The DNA sequence ATAAAAAAAATATTAAAGAAAAAAATACCCAATATTATTTACATTTCCTGTAATCCTTCAACTTTATCAAGAGATTTAAAAGAGTTTAAAGAAGGAGGTTACTCTATAGAAAAAATACTTCTATTTGATTTTTTCCCTCACACATCCCATCTTGAATCTTTTGTTTTATTGAAAAAGTATGAATAAAAATTGACTCTAAATATAAAAAGTGTTATAATTTTTTACTATGGGAAGAAAAAGACAGGGAAACGGTAGAGATTCAAATCCAAAATTTAGAGGAACAAAAGTTTTTGATGGACAGATTGTTAAGGCAGGTAATATTATTGTGAGACAAAAAGGCAGTAGAATTCTTCCTGGCGTTGGATGTTCTATTGGAAGGGACTTTACAATATATAGTTTGGTTGATGGAATTGTTGAATATACACAAAGAGGTGATAAAAAAGTAGTTAATGTAAGAACAGTTCAGCAATAAAATGTTAAACTTTTCAATAGATTTAGAGTCCCTTGATGAATATAAAGAACCTGCCAGAGTTTTTTCTTTTTTATCCGAAAAAGAAAGCAATAATAAAAGTTTAATATCTTTGATTGGTAAAGTTGCTGCCAAAAAAGCATTTTTTAAATGTATTGGAGTTAATGAAAACTTTAAAAAAATAGAGATTAAAAATAGTCCTTCTGGGAAGCCATATATAGAGATTAAAGATGAAAAATTGAAGGAAGTATTAAAAGATAAAAGAATAGAAATATCTATTTCCCACACAAAAAATATTGCTGTTGCTATCTGTTTGGTTTATGAAAGAAAAGATTAAATTTCTGGAAAGTAGAAAAAAAGATGCACATAAAGGGGATTATGGACATCTTTTTATTATTGGTGGGAGTCCTGGTTTAACAGGTGCTGTCTGTCTTGCTGGAATAAGTGCTTTAAGAAGTGGATGCGGACTTGTAACAATAGGAATACCTGAAGGACTTAATCAAATTATAGAAATTAAACTTACAGAAGTTATGAGTTTGCCATTACCTGAAACAGAAGACCATTTTTTTTCTGAAAATGCATATGAAAAGGCAATTGAGTTTATAGAAAAAAAAGCAGATTGTGTTTTAATAGGTCCCGGAATATCATTACATCCGGAAACAAAAAAATTTGGTAAAAAGATAATTCCAGATATTAAAAAACCATTAATAATAGATGCTGATGCTTTAAAAATTATTTCAGAAAATCTTGGAATTTTAAAAAATTTAAGAGATAAACCTATTTTAACACCGCATCCCGGAGAAATGAGTTATCTTACAGGATTGAAAGTAGAACAGATACAGAGAAATAGAGTGGAAATAGCAGAAAATTTTGCAAAAGAGTATAATGTTATTTTAATTCTGAAAGGATATAGAACCGTGGTTACAGATGGTGAAAATACATATATAAATTTAACCGGAAATCCAGGGATGGCAACAGCAGGAAGTGGTGATGTTCTTGCTGGAATTATAGGAGGACTTCTGGCATCAGGGGAAGAAAAATTTATTTCTGCAAAATATGGTGTTTTTATTCATGGACTTGCAGGAGATATGGCAAAAAGAGAAAAAGGAGAAATTTCTTTAATTGCATCTGATATAATAGAAAAATTACCAGATGTTTTTAAATATTTAAAAAAAGAGGAGGAAAAAAATGACTTATTTAGAAAGATTTAAAGAGACAGTTTATTTTGGAAAGCCAGATAAACCATTTATGTGGCCTCAATGGGTTTTTGGAGATACAGTTAAAAGATGGCAAAAAGAAGGTATGCCACCGGATGTTCATTTCAATACTTATTTTGGTTTTGATAGAGTGGAACATGTGCCTATTAATATGGGTTTTATTCCTGCTCCAGAAGTAAAAGTTATAGAAGAAGATAAGGAAACCGCCACTTATATAGATGACCTTGGCAATAAATGGA is a window from the bacterium genome containing:
- a CDS encoding NAD(P)H-hydrate dehydratase codes for the protein MKEKIKFLESRKKDAHKGDYGHLFIIGGSPGLTGAVCLAGISALRSGCGLVTIGIPEGLNQIIEIKLTEVMSLPLPETEDHFFSENAYEKAIEFIEKKADCVLIGPGISLHPETKKFGKKIIPDIKKPLIIDADALKIISENLGILKNLRDKPILTPHPGEMSYLTGLKVEQIQRNRVEIAENFAKEYNVILILKGYRTVVTDGENTYINLTGNPGMATAGSGDVLAGIIGGLLASGEEKFISAKYGVFIHGLAGDMAKREKGEISLIASDIIEKLPDVFKYLKKEEEKNDLFRKI
- a CDS encoding 4'-phosphopantetheinyl transferase superfamily protein, translated to MLNFSIDLESLDEYKEPARVFSFLSEKESNNKSLISLIGKVAAKKAFFKCIGVNENFKKIEIKNSPSGKPYIEIKDEKLKEVLKDKRIEISISHTKNIAVAICLVYERKD
- a CDS encoding 50S ribosomal protein L27 produces the protein MGRKRQGNGRDSNPKFRGTKVFDGQIVKAGNIIVRQKGSRILPGVGCSIGRDFTIYSLVDGIVEYTQRGDKKVVNVRTVQQ